CCCCCGTGCTACAGCTGTCCCTCGTGCAACTACTGTCCCCCATGTATCACGTACCCGAGCTGTAATATTCAGCCGCAGCTCTGCTCCATTATACACAGCCCGACCATAGAAAAATCGGTGCCGTCGTACGTGATTAACAATTGGTGTAACCTGGTGTGCCCCTGCTTTAGCACCCCCATAGTATAAACTTAAGCGGGCCTACGGCCCGTTTTCTATTTTTCAAGTGATTGATATTTGTATACCTAGTGATATACAGATAGTGCCGGCATATGCCGGGCAGTGATCGTGATGACCGCGTTGACGGAGACCGCCGATAAGATCAAGAGCATGGAGATCCGGGGGGCCGGGAAGATCGCCCGGGCCGCCGCCGGAGCGCTGAAGGAAGAGGCCCTGTCCATCAGGACAAACGATATAAAAGAATTTAATAAGAGGATGGACGAGGCGTACAACTTATTATATAGCACGAGGCCGACGGCCGTTTCACTGCCCAACGCCCTGCGGGCGGTAATGCGCTATAATGCCGGCACAGTGGCAGAGGCGAGGCAAGCCATCGTCAGCAACGCCGACGCGTTCATCGCAGGCTCCGAGAACGCTGTGAAGCGTATTGGCGAGATCGGCGCCCACCGCATCAAGGACGGCGACACGATCATGACGCACTGTAACTCGTCCGCCGCGTTCTCCATCTTCGAGACCGCATTCAAGCAGGGCAAGAAGATCAACGTCATCGCGACCGAGACCCGGCCCCGCCAGCAGGGCTACGTCACGGTCGACTTCCTCCAGAAGGCGGGCATTCCCACGACGCTCATCCTGGACTCGGCCGTGCGCTACACGATGAAGAAGGTCGACCTGGTCATCGTGGGCGCCGATGCCATTACCGTAAACGGCAGCCTTGTCAATAAGGTGGGCACGTCGCAGGTGGCTTTAGCCGCGAACGAGGCCCGCGTGGGCTTCATCTGTGCCGCCGAGAC
This genomic stretch from Methanocella sp. harbors:
- a CDS encoding ribose 1,5-bisphosphate isomerase, translating into MTALTETADKIKSMEIRGAGKIARAAAGALKEEALSIRTNDIKEFNKRMDEAYNLLYSTRPTAVSLPNALRAVMRYNAGTVAEARQAIVSNADAFIAGSENAVKRIGEIGAHRIKDGDTIMTHCNSSAAFSIFETAFKQGKKINVIATETRPRQQGYVTVDFLQKAGIPTTLILDSAVRYTMKKVDLVIVGADAITVNGSLVNKVGTSQVALAANEARVGFICAAETYKFSPRTLFGEMVEIEERDPAEVLCNELRMKWPNLRISNPAFDITPHKFIDMIITEIGAISPEMAYWVIKDKLGWELEETAEANVKGCDDEN